The following proteins come from a genomic window of Astatotilapia calliptera chromosome 11, fAstCal1.2, whole genome shotgun sequence:
- the josd2 gene encoding josephin-2 produces the protein MSEGEVFHEKQRLELCAIHALNNVLQERVFTKETADDICKRLAPQCVVNPHRSVLGTGNYDVNVIMAALQSRELAAVWWDKRREVENLCMSKVQGFILNVPSRVSLGIVSLPLRRRHWLAVRQVSGQYYNLDSKLKSPVCIGGEAELRTFLTEQLSQDVAEMLLVVRREVEEDGSWLNADSKK, from the exons ATGAGCGAAGGAGAGGTGTTTCATGAGAAGCAACGATTGGAGCTGTGCGCAATTCACGCACTCAACAACGTGCTCCAGGAGCGGGTGTTTACCAAAGAGACAGCCGACGATATATGCAAAAG GCTGGCTCCACAGTGTGTTGTGAACCCACATCGGTCGGTGTTAGGGACGGGAAACTATGATGTCAACGTCATCATGGCGGCACTACAGAGCCGGGAGTTGGCTGCGGTGTGGTGGGACAAACGCAG GGAAGTTGAGAACCTCTGTATGTCAAAGGTCCAAGGCTTTATTCTGAATGTCCCATCACGAGTATCTTTGGGGATTGTGTCCCTCCCGCTCCGGCGGCGGCATTGGCTCGCAGTTCGGCAAGTTAGCGGACAGTACTACAACCTGGACTCTAAGCTGAAGAGTCCGGTCTGCATCGGCGGAGAAGCAGAGCTGCG CACATTTCTCACTGAACAGCTTTCTCAGGACGTGGCAGAGATGCTGCTCGTTGTCCGacgggaggtggaggaggacggCTCGTGGCTGAACGCTGACAGCAAGAAGTGA